Proteins from a genomic interval of Streptomyces fodineus:
- a CDS encoding phosphotransferase family protein has protein sequence MTQAPTPTADTVRRLVRSLLKEGGDGTGGPDVRPVTEGGEHSTWWVGTRHVLRLAPDREASLRQRRELRLRDVVRPHLPVAVPASVAHGEWAPGLGYTLDTVLPGGTAEEHDVSAVGEADLAGLLTGLRAVPARQAEGLGVPRTAPRSLEALRRMAVHAAERLDAADEFDAARLHQLTPPAAAQLTAQPGTAVLVHHDLKGEHLVVGTDGRVRGVLDWTDAALGDPAEDIAGLVLAVGSGAAVRAATLAGYGARPCLRGLWLARCDTVIRLTDRIEGRDDSPLPLLRTQLDRAWEPILLERLTDFKEDEAEP, from the coding sequence ATGACCCAGGCACCGACACCCACCGCGGACACCGTCCGCAGACTGGTCCGTTCGCTGCTCAAGGAGGGCGGCGACGGCACCGGGGGACCCGATGTGCGGCCCGTGACGGAGGGCGGCGAGCACTCCACGTGGTGGGTCGGCACCCGCCATGTGCTGCGGCTCGCCCCCGACCGTGAGGCCTCCCTGCGTCAGCGCCGCGAACTGCGCCTGCGCGATGTGGTACGGCCGCACCTCCCCGTCGCCGTCCCGGCCAGCGTGGCGCACGGTGAGTGGGCACCGGGCCTCGGCTACACGCTCGACACCGTGCTGCCCGGCGGTACCGCCGAGGAGCACGACGTCTCCGCCGTCGGCGAGGCCGACCTCGCCGGGCTGCTCACCGGGCTGCGCGCGGTGCCCGCACGGCAGGCCGAGGGGCTCGGCGTGCCGCGCACCGCGCCGCGGTCCCTGGAGGCGCTGCGCCGCATGGCCGTACACGCGGCCGAACGGCTCGACGCCGCCGACGAGTTCGACGCCGCCCGGCTGCACCAGCTGACCCCGCCCGCCGCGGCCCAGCTCACCGCCCAGCCCGGTACCGCCGTGCTCGTCCACCACGACCTCAAGGGCGAGCATCTGGTGGTCGGCACCGACGGCAGGGTGCGCGGCGTCCTCGACTGGACCGACGCGGCCCTCGGCGACCCCGCCGAGGACATCGCGGGGCTCGTCCTCGCGGTCGGCTCCGGCGCGGCGGTACGCGCGGCCACCCTCGCCGGCTACGGCGCCCGGCCCTGTCTGCGCGGCCTGTGGCTGGCCCGCTGCGACACCGTCATCCGCCTCACCGACCGCATCGAGGGCCGCGACGACAGCCCCCTCCCGCTCCTGCGCACCCAACTGGACCGCGCCTGGGAGCCGATCCTGCTGGAACGCCTGACGGACTTCAAGGAGGACGAGGCGGAGCCGTAG